A genomic window from Anopheles ziemanni chromosome X, idAnoZiCoDA_A2_x.2, whole genome shotgun sequence includes:
- the LOC131291191 gene encoding uncharacterized protein LOC131291191 has product MILKDSDEQQMPGAKRSVEGAEASGVEGVIAGEQRFAGLALEGQPTPSQNLVEVQADDAEVEAVNREEEIVKKRKTELTTTRQIETRVKRQLLFEDGKVVEDSGPIVSTNTTEDTDKQETVQTEHRTLGDPVAGAVEGESGMLLAGTGADAQQQQQEQVGAVASRAEEPGASLSSTAPKTIGIAVARADGLLRNIKEEVVVSREETKERTEVTEQKHFGDFTDDAYLRAINSGVDDIRELLLSEKARTELSPTGPQLVQQSISSRKVVDSEDTDIRHLARPDGTLVTEKQQTRQHEELYDDELPEPTDGYDHVDSGERLIDQKSSAQRYYKQRDEQHVDLVAANGEVIGHEMRYAAEQTQMEKDGGRGGPGDAGLLSDWDSLSDRLRKARRLNRHTAKETALLAGGGAVVPGAIPPVGAVPATLNDRLDALTKKPLDFDKEEETRKQETSKWLESHFGSESRSSRDSREDLDELVEPTKKTYFNVTIKSGETGGPPAGTGADLSGGMATPGSKAYYQGISEWSAGGSRSQPYSRGTGGSREDLLLLEGGHGTAKHPGRAMNGLSERSSDGRDYREDVGDEFHHERHGTHGYMQGSAYMTAPRPQTAKNPVSGERHFAARYGGRSVSPDRHSLTGHPDGGRPLVPQRRKVLERRQQQQQQQQVSPTQQQQYGASAQYHVGKAMPHPVVHHGYPGTPRSRSISPIQIPPVASTLRKPYQKTRFSSIQDLSRHAGSQQSLGQHQHQQQHQQQQQQRATSRAQSTPPKANRVGSAIGNSIRKLMGKIRSASAERKHKSTKSSSKQQQQQQQQQYQQQQRSHSPASSTLLAAQHATPGQHKRHSATYQQYNVIDGHISSNESPLFGQRHHAQHLQQYAAGSDEQRSVVAGPPAVNSHKPNGVGTRRDSERPRERRGSSDIVSDMTTGSGGGPTPRQKYYLGENPYGGSIFGKENKYNPAAAAAAAAAAAAAAAAGRERRDERNYSASHTRSFSQPPQNVHHTLGRFSKSTNRLPTTSGGGGQYEQEPGSASYASERQPANVYAVTSQTLPRNDHHRLQRSRPLHSSTINVSIVNTVSQGPAQKSTPLANTGPVKPARTYKALNRSKSFNVHGLNGTNDPSPIYLEKLGRGQPTSGGGGGGLYRPSFPHEPGSGGQPAPRDASVQLKSPSIVNLISRSTRDLTQAGQYEDGLAGNRVLEYYPGGAAESPSGNTLDKKNVFLRNLQNRAPELYRTLHGVEAGNGSSSPSKEYLGTYITREQEHLLGSRSPATLNKDTASIARRGSSSTEDYPDGYGASPAGASTGTKKHFYRKPGRGLPVVETGEVHTTTTSRYRGDSGLKYQDVHCGPNISGNGTVDGVVIELRSNS; this is encoded by the exons GTGGAGGTGCAGGCGGACGATGCCGAGGTCGAGGCGGTCAATCGGGAAG AGGAAATCGTGAAGAAGCGCAAGACGGAGCTGACGACGACGCGCCAGATCGAGACGCGCGTCAAGCGCCAGCTGCTGTTCGAGGACGGGAAGGTGGTGGAGGATTCCGGCCCGATCGTGTCGACCAACACGACCGAGGACACCGACAAGCAGGAAACGGTACAAACCGAG CACCGTACCCTGGGCGATCCGGTGGCGGGGGCGGTGGAGGGTGAGTCCGGCATGCTGCTGGCCGGCACGGGGGCGGacgctcagcagcagcagcaggagcaggtGGGGGCCGTCGCCAGCAGGGCGGAGGAGCCGGGCGCTAGTCTAAGCAGCACCGCACCAAAGACAATCGGCATCGCCGTGGCCCGCGCCGACGGGCTGCTGCGCAACATCAaggaggaggtggtggtgtcGCGCGAGGAAACCAAGGAGCGCACCGAGGTGACCGAGCAGAAGCACTTCGGCGACTTTACCGACGAC GCGTACCTGAGGGCGATCAACAGCGGCGTAGACGACATCCGGGAGCTGCTGCTGTCGGAGAAGGCGCGCACGGAGCTATCGCCGACCGGGCCGCAGCTGGTGCAGCAGTCCATCAGCTCGCGGAAGGTTGTCGACAGCGAGGATACCGACATCCGGCACCTGGCCCGCCCGGACGGGACGCTCGTGACGGAGAAGCAGCAGACGCGCCAGCACGAGGAGCTGTATGACGACGAGCTGCCGGAGCCGACCGACGGTTACGACCACGTCGACAGCGGCGAGCGGCTGATAGACCAAAAG TCGTCGGCGCAGCGCTACTACAAGCAGCGGGACGAGCAGCATGTGGATCTGGTGGCGGCCAACGGGGAAGTGATTGGCCACGAGATGCGCTACGCCGCGGAGCAGACGCAGATGGAGAAGGACGGGGGACGGGGCGGACCGGGCGACGCGGGCCTCCTCTCGGACTGGGACAGCCTGTCCGATCGGCTGCGGAAGGCGCGCCGCCTGAACCGCCACACGGCGAAGGAGACGGCCCTACTGGCGGGTGGTGGCGCGGTGGTGCCGGGTGCCATCCCACCGGTCGGGGCCGTACCGGCCACGCTGAACGACCGGCTCGACGCGCTCACCAAGAAGCCGCTCGACTTCGACAAGGAGGAGGAGACGCGCAAGCAGGAGACGAGCAAGTGGCTCGAGAGCCACTTCGGTAGCGAGTCGAGGTCGTCGCGGGACTCGCGCGAGGACCTGGACGAGCTGGTCGAGCCGACCAAGAAGACGTACTTCAATGTGACGATCAAGTCGGGGGAGACGGGCGGCCCACCGGCTGGAACCGGGGCCGACCTGTCGGGAGGGATGGCGACTC CTGGATCGAAGGCGTACTACCAGGGCATCTCGGAGTGGTCGGCCGGTGGAAGCCGCAGTCAACCGTACAGCCGGGGGACGGGTGGTTCACGGGAGGATCTGCTCCTTTTGGAGGGAGGCCACGGGACCGCGAAGCATCCAGGACGGGCGATGAACGGGCTGAGCGAGCGTTCGAGCGATGGCCGCGACTACCGGGAGGATGTGGGCGACGAGTTCCATCACGAACGCCACGGAACGCATGGCTATATGCAGGGTTCGGCCTACATGACGGCTCCACGACCGCAAACGGCGAAAAATCCGGTGTCCGGTGAACGCCACTTCGCCGCACGGTACGGCGGCAGGTCCGTGTCACCCGACCGTCACTCCCTGACCGGCCACCCCGACGGTGGCCGACCGCTTGTTCCGCAACGTCGTAAGGTGCTCGAGCGAcgtcaacagcagcagcagcagcagcaggtgtCACCcacgcaacagcagcagtacgGGGCGAGTGCGCAGTACCACGTCGGAAAAGCGATGCCACACCCGGTCGTCCACCACGGCTACCCGGGAACTCCGCGCAGCCGTTCCATCTCCCCGATCCAGATACCGCCCGTCGCCAGCACCCTGCGCAAGCCGTACCAGAAGACCCGCTTCAGCAGCATCCAGGATCTGAGCCGGCACGCCGGCAGCCAGCAGTCCCTCGGCCAgcatcagcaccagcagcagcatcaacagcagcagcaacagcgtgCCACCAGCCGGGCGCAGAGTACGCCGCCCAAGGCGAACCGCGTCGGCTCCGCCATCGGCAACTCGATCCGCAAGCTGATGGGCAAGATACGGTCGGCCAGCGCCGAGCGCAAGCACAAATCCACCAAGAGTAGctccaagcagcagcagcagcagcagcagcagcagtaccaacagcagcagaggTCCCACTCCCCGGCGTCGTCGACGCTGCTGGCAGCACAACACGCCACGCCCGGGCAGCACAAGCGCCACTCGGCCACCTACCAGCAGTACAACGTCATCGACGGTCACATCAGCAGCAACGAGTCGCCGCTGTTCGGCCAACGTCACCACGCGCAACACCTACAGCAGTACGCAGCTGGCAGCGACGAGCAGCGCTCGGTAGTCGCCGGTCCACCGGCTGTCAACAGTCACAAGCCGAACGGCGTCGGCACCAGACGCGACAGCGAACGGCCCCGCGAGCGACGCGGTTCTTCGGACATCGTCTCCGACATGACGACCGGCAGCGGTGGTGGGCCCACGCCCCGTCAGAAGTACTATCTCGGCGAAAACCCGTACGGCGGCAGCATCTTTGGCAAGGAGAATAAATACAAcccggcggcggcagcggcggcggcggctgcagcggcggcggcggcggcggcagggCGTGAACGCCGTGACGAGCGCAACTATTCCGCGTCCCATACAAG GTCCTTCAGCCAGCCGCCACAGAACGTCCACCACACGCTGGGCCGGTTCAGCAAGAGTACCAACCGCCTGCCAACGACGTCAGGTGGAGGAGGGCAGTACGAGCAAGAGCCGGGTTCAGCGTCGTACGCGAGCGAGCGACAACCGGCGAACGTCTACGCCGTCACCTCCCAGACTCTGCCGCGCAACGACCACCATCGACTTCAGCGCTCCCGACCGCTGCACTCGTCCACGATCAACGTGTCGATAGTCAACACTGTCAGCCAGGGTCCGGCACAGAAGTCGACGCCGTTGGCGAACACCGGCCCGGTGAAACCGGCGCGCACCTACAAGGCCCTCAACCGAAGCAAGTCGTTTAACGTGCACGGCCTGAACGGCACAAACGATCCTAGTCCGATCTACCTGGAGAAGCTGGGCCGCGGGCAGCCCACCTCCGGCGGTGGTGGGGGCGGGCTTTATCGCCCCTCCTTCCCGCACGAGCCGGGCTCGGGGGGACAGCCGGCCCCTAGGGACGCGTCGGTGCAGCTAAAGAGCCCCTCCATCGTGAACCTGATCAGCCGGAGTACGCGCGACCTGACGCAGGCTGGGCAGTACGAGGACGGGCTAGCGGGCAACCGGGTGCTCGAATACTATCCGGGTGGCGCCGCGGAATCACCGTCCGGCAACACGCTGGACAAGAAGAACGTATTCCTGCGTAACCTGCAGAACCGTGCCCCGGAGCTCTACCGAACGCTGCACGGTGTCGAGGCCGGCAACGGCTCTTCCTCGCCGTCGAAGGAGTACCTCGGGACGTACATCACACGCGAACAGGAGCATCTGCTCGGATCGCGCTCGCCGGCCACACTCAACAAGGACACcgcgagcatcgcgcgccgtggCAGCTCCAGCACCGAGGACTACCCGGACGGGTACGGTGCTTCGCCTGCCGGCGCTTCTACCGGCACAAAGAAACACTTCTATCGGAAACCCGGCCGCGGCCTGCCGGTGGTCGAGACGGGTGAGGTACACACCACCACGACTAGTCGCTACCGAGGAGATTCGGGCCTGAAGTACCAGGATGTGCACTGTGGACCAAACATCAGTGGCAACGGTACCGTCGACGGCGTGGTCATCGAGCTGCGCAGTAACTCCTAA
- the LOC131291192 gene encoding geminin, which produces MSASSTAIIIPEDSSAEQEEIKKSSRMMLKERDFNTLKENMQHGSFPANARSILKGPSEPKRSKMVASKSTQTASQAEMDITAENPSENYWMSVAEQRRIALGEALAENADLHITVSRLQSVLEKTNTLNRELQEAIDTLTELLTDDEVKRGESDPVDDSGVVQGNDSCFEH; this is translated from the exons ATGAGTGCTTCATCGACAGCCATCATAATACCCGAGGATTCGTCGGCGGAACAAGAG GAAATCAAGAAATCATCTCGTATGATGCTAAAAGAACGAGACTTTAACACACTGAAGGAAAACATGCAACACGGAAGTTTTCCTGCTAACGCAAGGTCCATCTTAAA GGGACCTTCAGAACCTAAACGGTCGAAAATGGTGGCCTCCAAATCGACACAAACTGCCAGTCAAGCCGAGATGGACATCACAGCCGAAAACCCCAGCGAGAATTACTGGATGTCTGTAGCGGAGCAGCGACGAATAGCACTAGGAGAAGCGTTGGCTGAAAACGCAGATCTTCACATCACTGTATCTAGATTGCAAAGTGTTCTAGAAAAAACCAACACCCTTAACAGAGAGCTGCAAGAGGCTATTGACACGCTCACGGAGTTGCTAACGGACGATGAAGTTAAACGAGGTGAATCGGATCCAGTGGATGATAGTGGTGTTGTCCAAGGCAATGATTCATGCTTCGAGCATTAg
- the LOC131290383 gene encoding probable nuclear transport factor 2 isoform X1: protein MALNPQYEEIGKGFVTQYYALFDDSASRPQLVNLYNAELSFMTFEGQQIQGAAKILEKLQSLTFQNISRVLTAVDSQPMFDGGILINVLGRLQCDDDPPHAYSQTFVLKPLGTSFFCAHDIFRLNIHNTA, encoded by the exons ATGGCTTTAAATCCACAATACGAAGAAATCGGTAAAGGGTTCGTCACCCAATACTATGCCTTATTTGATGACTCAGCTAGTCGACCGCAATTGGTTAATTTATACAAC GCCGAGCTCTCCTTTATGACATTCGAAGGGCAACAAATACAAGGTGCAGCTAAAATTTTGGAAAAACTTCAG AGCCTTACCTTCCAAAATATCAGCCGTGTACTGACCGCAGTGGACTCGCAACCCATGTTTGACGGAGGAATCTTAATCAATGTCCTAGGAAGATTGCAA tgCGACGACGATCCGCCACACGCGTACTCTCAGACGTTTGTGTTGAAACCACTCGGAACTTCGTTCTTCTGTGCGCACGATATTTTCCGCCTTAACATTCACAACACGGCATAA
- the LOC131290383 gene encoding probable nuclear transport factor 2 isoform X2: MALNPQYEEIGKGFVTQYYALFDDSASRPQLVNLYNAELSFMTFEGQQIQGAAKILEKLQSLTFQNISRVLTAVDSQPMFDGGILINVLGRLQTDEDQPLAYTQTFVLKPIGTSFFVQHDIFRLALHDMA, translated from the exons ATGGCTTTAAATCCACAATACGAAGAAATCGGTAAAGGGTTCGTCACCCAATACTATGCCTTATTTGATGACTCAGCTAGTCGACCGCAATTGGTTAATTTATACAAC GCCGAGCTCTCCTTTATGACATTCGAAGGGCAACAAATACAAGGTGCAGCTAAAATTTTGGAAAAACTTCAG AGCCTTACCTTCCAAAATATCAGCCGTGTACTGACCGCAGTGGACTCGCAACCCATGTTTGACGGAGGAATCTTAATCAATGTCCTAGGAAGATTGCAA ACCGATGAAGATCAACCGCTGGCTTACACACagacttttgttttgaaaccgATCGGTACAAGCTTTTTCGTGCAGCACGATATTTTTCGGCTTGCGCTTCATGATATGGCATAG
- the LOC131290651 gene encoding uncharacterized protein LOC131290651 has product MTESKASVCFSLLYILCIQVLSTNSRTSTLWKLNPDEGKIVSVASDSDCNLQGTDSRVASNRVATDDNDYSTGEHNGEEYVHQYVDAEDDGSTFYIITSTAANYRENTWRRQSRDNVIVNLPKDSSSSGPNASGPKSGTEAETDVLDCGKPVNFTYYDDLIGVAQRYSHPIVPEPEVAYLFLKKKGPKSLKNFDIDALERRLRKAKSEKPRSLQLYNQIGNFWRIKGDARHSIECFRKALAIAPTNAEVLLNLARVLFNLQYLDDAIHLTRRSLEVQPRDRSAWRQYFTLGEIFKAYGHFQESVNHLRQALELYPQYEPIKKAIADVENISASSLHIFTIIIIIFLVMCVLYVILSSNEGSQNNQEVEHKATRHFNRAMAMRSLKGFTQRSFKNRK; this is encoded by the exons ATGACCGAGAGCAAGGCGAGTGTGTGCTTCAGCTTGCTGTACATTCTATGTATTCAAGTGTTATCCACAAACTCGCGTACCTCCACTCTGTGGAAGCTGAATCCGGACGAGGGCAAAATCGTCAGTGTTGCGTCCGATAGCGACTGTAACCTTCAG GGCACAGACTCCCGCGTGGCTAGCAACCGAGTCGCAACCGATGACAACGACTACAGCACAGGCGAGCACAATGGCGAAGAGTACGTGCACCAGTACGTCGATGCGGAAGATGACGGTTCAACATTCTACATAATCACCTCGACGGCAGCTAACTACCGGGAGAACACTTGGAGGCGGCAATCGCGGGACAATGTTATAGTGAACTTACCAAAAGA CTCATCCAGTAGTGGCCCCAATGCCAGCGGACCCAAGAGTGGCACGGAAGCGGAAACGGACGTTCTCGATTGTGGTAAACCGGTCAACTTCACCTACTACGATGATTTGATTGGTGTCGCGCAGCGGTACAGCCATCCAATCGTGCCGGAGCCGGAGGTGGCATATCTGTTTCTGAAAAAGAAAGGTCCCAAGTCGCTGAAAAACTTCGACATCGATGCGCTGGAGCGACGCCTTCGTAAGGCAAAAAGCGAAAAGCCACGCTCGTTGCAGCTCTACAACCAGATTGGCAACTTTTGGCGAATAAAGGGCGATGCGCGCCATTCGATTGAGTGCTTCCGCAAGGCGCTGGCGATTGCTCCCACGAACGCCGAAGTGCTGCTGAACCTGGCGCGGGTTTTGTTCAACCTGCAATACCTAGACGATGCCATTCATCTTACGCGACG GTCGCTGGAGGTGCAACCGAGAGATCGTAGTGCCTGGCGGCAGTACTTCACGCTGGGGGAAATCTTTAAGGCGTATGGCCATTTCCAAGAGTCGGTCAATCACTTACGCCAGGCACTGGAGCTCTACCCCCAGTACGAGCCCATCAAGAAGGCCATCGCCGATGTGGAGAACATTTCGGCCTCGTCGCTGCACATCTTCACAATTATCATCATTATATTCTTG gttATGTGCGTCCTGTACGTGATTCTCTCTTCCAACGAAGGAAGCCAGAACAACCAAGAAGTCGAGCACAAGGCCACGCGCCACTTCAACCGGGCCATGGCCATGCGGTCGCTGAAAGGCTTTACGCAGCGATCGTTCAAAAACCGCAAGTAA
- the LOC131291461 gene encoding protein Notchless, whose translation METMEEDEINSVTRTVQARFVSDAGEEAGPPVTLPIELEKDQLEQICNALFKNEEPTPYLFFVEEKEIKESIEKTIDLKKLNIEDVLDIVYQPQAVFRVRPVTRCTSTMPGHAEAVISLAFSPNSMHLASGSGDKTLRLWDLNTETPHYTCTGHRQWVMCVAWSPDSLKIASACKAGEIRIWSPDTGKQLGRPLVGHKKWISSLSWEPYHRNAECRFLASAGNDNDARIWDVVLGQCVKVIAGHTAAVTAVRWGGAGLLYTSSRDRTIKMWRAEDGVLCKTFTGHAHWVNNLALNTDYVLRTGPFHPVMDKSQMYGGIDTADKAALQQMALARYEKVCPDGVESLVSCSDDFTLYLWKADQKNFITRMTGHQNVVNDVKYSPDVKLIASASFDKSIRLWNASDGRFICALRGHVQAVYTVAWSADSRLVLSGSRDSTLKVWSVKERKLAQELPGHGDEVYGVDWAPDGSRVASGGKDKVLKLWAY comes from the exons ATGGAAACGATGGAGGAAGACGAAATAAATTCGGTTACGCGAACCGTACAGGCCCGGTTTGTGTCCGATGCGGGAGAAGAGGCTGGCCCACCGGTAACATTGCCGATCGAATTGGAGAAGGACCAGCTGGAACAGATTTGCAATGCATTGTTCAAAAAT GAGGAACCCACGCCGTACTTGTTTTTCGTTGAGGAAAAAGAGATTAAGGAATCCATCGAAAAGACTATCGATTTGAAGAAGCTAAACATCGAAGATGTGCTCGATATCGTCTACCAACCGCAAGCTGTGTTCCGGGTACGTCCCGTTACACGCTGCACAAGCACTATGCCGGGCCACGCAGAGGCCGTCATCTCGCTTGCCTTCAGCCCGAACAGTATGCACCTTGCCAGCGGCTCGGGTGACAAAACGCTGCGGCTTTGGGATTTGAATACCGAAACTCCACACTACACCTGCACCGGACACCGGCAATGGGTGATGTGTGTCGCCTGGTCGCCCGATTCACTGAAGATTGCGTCCGCGTGCAAAGCGGGCGAAATTCGCATCTGGAGCCCGGACACTGGCAAGCAGCTGGGCCGCCCGCTGGTGGGTCACAAGAAATGGATCAGTTCGCTGTCCTGGGAACCGTATCATCGGAACGCCGAGTGCCGCTTTCTGGCCAGCGCCGGCAACGATAATGATGCACGCATCTGGGATGTGGTTCTAGGACAGTGCGTGAAGGTGATCGCGGGACATACCGCTGCAGTGACGGCCGTCCGCTGGGGTGGTGCCGGTCTGCTGTACACCTCGTCGCGGGATCGAACTATCAAAATGTGGCGCGCTGAAGACGGTGTGCTGTGTAAAACCTTCACCGGTCACGCGCACTGGGTGAACAATCTGGCGCTCAACACCGACTACGTGCTGCGGACTGGCCCGTTTCATCCGGTGATGGACAAGAGCCAAATGTACGGTGGAATTGACACCGCAGACAAAGCCGCACTCCAACAGATGGCCCTGGCGCGGTACGAAAAGGTGTGTCCGGATGGCGTCGAGTCGTTGGTATCGTGCTCGGATGATTTTACGCTGTACCTGTGGAAAGCGGACCAGAAAAATTTCATCACACGCATGACCGGCCACCAGAACGTGGTGAATGATGTGAAATATTCGCCGGACGTGAAGCTGATTGCGTCCGCCTCGTTCGACAAGTCAATACGGTTGTGGAATGCGTCAGATGGACGGTTTATATGTGCGCTTCGTGGGCACGTTCAGGCCGTGTACACCGTGGCTTGGTCGGCCGACTCGCGACTGGTGCTCAGCGGTAGCAGGGATTCCACGCTGAAGGTGTGGAGCGTCAAGGAGCGAAAACTGGCACAGGAACTGCCGGGTCATGGAGATGAAGTTTACGGTGTCGACTGGGCGCCAGATGGATCACGAGTTGCCTCCGGCGGAAAGGATAAAGTATTGAAACT CTGGGCATATTAA
- the LOC131291463 gene encoding U6 snRNA phosphodiesterase 1, with the protein MNSTPKPGCTAKLPSPALTVVSNTDESELNDSTKHDGRKRSFPHERGIWASYVFVDCSHIDGLRGIQQECKTFLDTGTTIDFRLVDHLHLSLTKTFTIHHHNIASLVDNLQELLTVQKNFRLEYDGLEVYVNEERTRTFLGVRVAPSCCDTLETLVTSLDECMEQYKLPKFYTQRSFHVSILWCLDDREEEIRAHLPALTDVFEQVYEEEYGEMNKPVGKLSFKCGNKTFYFQLA; encoded by the exons ATGAATTCAACACCAAAACCTGGCTGTACCGCAAAACTGCCTTCGCCTGCCTTGACGGTGGTAAGCAATACGGACGAAAGCGAGCTGAACGATAGTACAAAGCATGACGGTCGAAAACGGTCGTTCCCGCACGAGCGCGGTATATGGGCAAGCTATGTTTTCGTTGATT gtAGTCATATTGATGGCCTACGCGGCATACAGCAGGAGTGCAAAACCTTCCTAGATACGGGTACAACTATCGACTTCCGGCTTGTGGACCACCTGCACCTGAGCCTTACCAAAACCTTCACCATCCACCACCATAATATCGCATCGCTGGTCGACAACTTACAGGAGCTGCTGACCGTGCAGAAAAATTTCCGCCTAGAATATGATGGTCTAGAAGTGTACGTGAACGAAGAGCGAACCCGCACGTTCCTTGGCGTGCGCGTTGCCCCTTCCTGCTGTGATACGCTGGAGACACTCGTCACCAGCTTGGACGAGTGCATGGAGCAGTATAAATTGCCTAAATTCTACACGCAACGTTCTTTCCACGTGAGCATTTTGTGGTGCTTGGACGACAGAGAGGAGGAAATTCGTGCACATTTGCCGGCACTGACGGATGTATTCGAACAGGTGTACGAAGAGGAGTACGGTGAAATGAATAAGCCAGTAGGAAAACTTAGTTTCAAGTGTGGCAATAAAACGttttatttccagcttgcTTGA